The window TTGGCCAGGTCTGCAATATTGCGCCCCAGCCTATCCAGCTTATAGCAGACCAGATAATTACAATTTCCTGCCTCTATTTCTTCCATCATTTTCTGGAACTGCGGCCGTTTCATGTTTTTTCCTGAATATCCTTCATCTTCATACTCTATGATCTTTGCCCCATCGGCATTTTCTATATTGTGGTAAATATACTCCCTGCACATGTTGATCTGATTCTCAACGCTCTCTCCCCTGCCAGTCCATTTAGACTTTCTACTGTATATGAATATGCGCATTTTTTGCCACTCCTCTCTGCCAATAGTAAATAACACATTTTTTATATATAAATTCTGGCTTTCTATATCATAAAAAACCAGCTGCTGCCAAATGATTTTATCCTGACAGGCATATACTAAGTACAGCGGACATACATGGGCCTCATATGTACCCATCTATTACTCGGATTCCTGCGTCATCCTCTATTGGCGCATACACCGCCGCGCCTCATGAAATGTCCTATGCTTTAAACATCAGCTGGTCAGATATATGGCAGATTTTTATGATCCGGTGTATTCGATTTAAAATTTACAAAATCTGCACAAAAACTGGTGGATTTTTTATGACTGTTCGTCATTTTTTGTGTAGTATTTTTTTTATGAGTTTGATATACTTTCCTATAGGATTAGGGTGTCAAAAAGGTGAGCCGCACCCACTCTATATCATATATTGATATACAGGCCCGCCTGCAAGAACAATATATGATATGAGTGCCGCGCCCTGATCCTATAGCAATCACCGACAGGAGGAAATTCATCAATGAAACAATCATTTCGGATTTTTAAACGTGATATCAGCAGACTGTTCCACAACCGGGCCGCATCTATTGTCATGGCCGGCGTATGTATCCTGCCGTCACTCTATGCCTGGTTCAACATTGCGGCAAATATGGATCCCTATGGCAGCACCGAGGCAATTAAAGTTGCCGTTGCCAGTAATGATTCCACTGCCAGAAACGAGGATATCACCCTCAATGCCGGGGACAGCATTATCGAGAATCTAAAAGAAAATAATCAGCTGGGATGGTCTTTTGTCGGGGAATCAGAAGCAATAGACGGAGTGCGCTCCGGCAAATACTTTGCTGCCATCGTCATACCAGAAGATTTCAGCAGTTCCCTGATAAGCATACTGTCCGGCCATCCTAAGGAGCCTAAACTTGGCTATTATATCAATGAAAAGAAAAATGCAATTGCACCAAAAATCACCGAAACCGGGGCGGGAACCATACAGCAGGAAATCAATGATACCTTTTCATCTGTTGCTGCTGAGACGATTTCTGAGCTCATCCGTTCTTCTGCCGCCGGCTTATCTGCAGATTTGAACCGGGCTGACACAAAGCTGATGGACACACTTAAGGATGCCCGCGCCAATCTTGAGGATTACAGCGCCCTTTTAGAAGATTTCCAGAATACCATTGCCGGTTCCTCTGAAAGTATCCAAAATGCCCAGGGTATACTAGACAGTATAGTGGCTGCCGCCAGCTCTGGTACTTCAGTGCTTACAGATGCTTCTTCTGCACTGTCAGCAGCAAGGGATTCAACAGGTGCATTTTCCAGCCAGCTTTCCCAGAATCTATCCAACGGGGAAACTCTTTTGAATAATGTATATATCTCTGCCTCCACAAAACTAGGCGCTTTTGAAACATCAGCAGAACAGGCCAACTCTGTAATTAGCAGCAGCATCCAGTCTGTGGAAGAGCTGAATGCCAAAAACAGCGAGCTTCTTGAGGCGCTGGAAAGTTTAAATGAAAATATTGGGGGCAATACGGAGCTTTCCAGTCTTATTTCCCAGCAAATAGCAGGCCTCCAGGCCCAGAATAATTCCTTTGGAGAGCTTCTCAATTCATTACATTCAGGGAACTCCAGCATCGGGGATGCTCTGGAAACTGCCCAAAGCGCAAAGACTTCACTTGAGGCTCTGGCCTCACAAAATAAAGAGGCCCTGCAGAACCACAGGAGTAATTTTGACCAGAAACTCCTTCCCGGCATCAGCCAGTCCCTGGACAGCTTCGCCGCTCTGAGCGGAAGCCTGTCCTCCGTCCTGTCTAATATCCAGCCTGCTGCTGACCAGTTAAAAGCTATTCTTGGGCAGCTTGGCACAAATCTGTCAGGCAGTGCGGAAATACTGGGCCAGACAAAAGATGCACTGTCCGCAGTGGACGGCCAGTTAGCAAAGATTACCCAGGATATCCAGGCTCTTCAAAGTTCTGGGATTTACCAGCAGATTCTGTCCCTGGAAAACATTGACTCAGAATCTGTCTCTGATTTTATGTCCTCTCCTGTGTCCATTCAGTTAGAGGTCCTGTACGATGTAAAAAATTACGGCTCGGCTATGACGCCTTTTTATACAAATCTGGCTCTCTGGGTGGGCGGCCTGATCCTTGTCTCAATTTTAAAGCAAGAGGTGGATAAGGATTCATCTGTCCGGCACTTTACACCGGCCCAGGCTTATTTTGGACGCTGGTTTCTTTTCACGGCAGCCGGCCTGATCCAGGGACTGATTGTCTGCTTAGGAGACCTGCTGCTTTTGAAAGTACAGTGCATACATCCATTTTTATTTATCTGTGCCGGTATGTTTTGCTCTTTTGTGTATGTAAACCTGATTTATGCCCTGGCGATCACATTTAAGCATATTGGCAAGGCCCTGGGCGTCCTCCTTGTCATCCTGCAGATTCCCGGCTCCTCCGGTACCTACCCAATTGAAATGACCCCCCTGTTTTTCCAAAAACTGCATCCCTTCCTGCCTTTCACTTATGGGATAAATGCAATGCGTGAAAGCATTGCAGGTATGTACCAAAACTATTATATTAA of the Luxibacter massiliensis genome contains:
- a CDS encoding YhgE/Pip domain-containing protein produces the protein MKQSFRIFKRDISRLFHNRAASIVMAGVCILPSLYAWFNIAANMDPYGSTEAIKVAVASNDSTARNEDITLNAGDSIIENLKENNQLGWSFVGESEAIDGVRSGKYFAAIVIPEDFSSSLISILSGHPKEPKLGYYINEKKNAIAPKITETGAGTIQQEINDTFSSVAAETISELIRSSAAGLSADLNRADTKLMDTLKDARANLEDYSALLEDFQNTIAGSSESIQNAQGILDSIVAAASSGTSVLTDASSALSAARDSTGAFSSQLSQNLSNGETLLNNVYISASTKLGAFETSAEQANSVISSSIQSVEELNAKNSELLEALESLNENIGGNTELSSLISQQIAGLQAQNNSFGELLNSLHSGNSSIGDALETAQSAKTSLEALASQNKEALQNHRSNFDQKLLPGISQSLDSFAALSGSLSSVLSNIQPAADQLKAILGQLGTNLSGSAEILGQTKDALSAVDGQLAKITQDIQALQSSGIYQQILSLENIDSESVSDFMSSPVSIQLEVLYDVKNYGSAMTPFYTNLALWVGGLILVSILKQEVDKDSSVRHFTPAQAYFGRWFLFTAAGLIQGLIVCLGDLLLLKVQCIHPFLFICAGMFCSFVYVNLIYALAITFKHIGKALGVLLVILQIPGSSGTYPIEMTPLFFQKLHPFLPFTYGINAMRESIAGMYQNYYIKNLFVLSLFIPAALLIGLGLRPLLMNLNHLFDKRLSETGIMLGETESMHRGRLKFWLPIRTLLKDDEWRQDFLKRSGQFERRYPKLIRCGFTCMIVIPIIFLVLMFSLESKLIFLILWIISLIALSAYLICIEYIHYKIQQQLAIAGLTSKDLDHGHCPESK